In Methanosarcina siciliae T4/M, one genomic interval encodes:
- a CDS encoding ABC transporter ATP-binding protein, producing the protein MTVEVDIGKEFYGRKNRKKKGEIPSFSMNCSFDANSDFVVLFGCSGSGKTTALRCIAGLENPDTGTIKINGTVYFDSGKKVNLPPQKRKIGYMFQENALFPHMNVRQNIEFGLKGLSAMEKKERVNEMLGLVGIEELEFSYPDELSGGQKQKVALARALAPNPEVLLLDEPFSALDTVVRLKLRKELRDIQKRLKIPVIFITHDPVEAFTMADRMAVFENGRVQQIGTPENIFYHPKTRYVAELVGFSNLFDNAVVEGHGNGDECTFLWSLGTEITAPYIERKAGDRVSWGIRPENIELVDRKNMHVIRQENRKNLFDGVIMNVVNKGTSRIMSLILKDSEDVLKVEVANHVFNSLKMGTGDECMVRLRASDMIIF; encoded by the coding sequence ATGACTGTTGAAGTAGACATTGGAAAGGAATTCTACGGAAGGAAAAACAGAAAAAAGAAAGGGGAAATCCCCAGCTTTTCAATGAACTGCAGCTTTGATGCCAATTCCGATTTTGTGGTCCTGTTCGGGTGTTCCGGTTCAGGTAAAACCACGGCTCTCCGCTGTATTGCAGGGCTTGAAAACCCGGACACGGGGACCATTAAGATTAACGGCACCGTGTACTTTGACAGCGGAAAAAAAGTAAACCTCCCTCCCCAGAAACGGAAAATAGGGTACATGTTCCAGGAAAATGCCCTCTTCCCGCACATGAACGTGCGGCAGAACATCGAGTTCGGCTTAAAAGGCCTGAGCGCCATGGAAAAAAAGGAAAGGGTAAACGAGATGCTGGGCCTTGTGGGAATAGAGGAGCTTGAGTTTTCCTACCCTGACGAGCTTTCGGGCGGGCAGAAACAGAAAGTTGCCCTTGCCCGGGCCCTTGCTCCCAATCCGGAAGTCCTGCTCCTTGACGAGCCATTTTCAGCTCTGGACACCGTAGTCCGCCTTAAATTGAGAAAGGAACTGAGGGATATCCAGAAAAGGCTCAAGATTCCTGTAATTTTCATCACCCATGACCCTGTAGAGGCTTTTACCATGGCTGACCGCATGGCAGTCTTTGAAAACGGCAGGGTGCAGCAGATAGGTACCCCTGAGAACATATTCTACCACCCGAAAACCCGTTATGTGGCCGAACTTGTGGGCTTCTCAAACCTCTTTGATAATGCCGTGGTAGAAGGGCACGGAAACGGAGACGAATGCACCTTCCTGTGGTCCCTCGGAACGGAAATTACTGCCCCCTATATAGAACGTAAAGCAGGAGACAGAGTCAGCTGGGGCATCAGGCCTGAGAATATCGAGCTTGTGGACAGGAAAAACATGCACGTTATCCGCCAGGAAAACAGGAAAAACCTCTTTGACGGGGTAATAATGAACGTGGTAAACAAAGGCACCAGCCGGATCATGTCCCTTATCCTCAAAGACAGCGAGGACGTCCTGAAAGTAGAGGTTGCAAACCATGTCTTTAACTCATTAAAAATGGGGACCGGAGACGAATGCATGGTCAGGCTCAGAGCCTCGGATATGATCATCTTCTGA
- a CDS encoding ABC transporter permease, with translation MAGDIPILLARRIPWALLTIFLASVLAFSIMYFAPGNPAEIILTQETGNEPTREAVLLFMNGHGLEQPFLKQYAVWMTNLFSGSLGVSLRTGDPVLEEFTARFPATFILAVTAMTLALIVGTSIGVLSAIRPHSPFDLFGNFIASMGTSIPSFWLALLLILIFSIHLDILPSFGYGGIQHLILPTMALGFLQISRILRITRESMLDALSEDYVFEAYAKGLKEREVVLKHAFRNASVPVVTQVGLDIGTLLGGTVIIEQIFGWPGIGNFLLTSVMSRDYPVIAGFVLLIALIFVIVNILVDILYVCIDPRMKPGGNIHG, from the coding sequence ATGGCCGGAGATATACCTATCTTATTAGCAAGAAGGATACCATGGGCCCTTCTAACGATATTTCTTGCATCAGTACTCGCATTTTCAATAATGTACTTTGCACCGGGAAATCCGGCCGAGATCATTTTAACACAGGAAACCGGAAATGAGCCGACAAGAGAGGCTGTTTTACTTTTCATGAACGGCCACGGGCTTGAACAGCCTTTCTTAAAACAATACGCTGTCTGGATGACAAACCTGTTTTCCGGAAGCCTTGGTGTATCCCTCCGAACAGGTGATCCGGTTCTGGAAGAGTTCACTGCCCGCTTTCCCGCAACGTTCATCCTTGCGGTGACGGCGATGACACTTGCACTGATAGTGGGCACCAGCATTGGTGTATTGTCAGCCATAAGGCCACATTCCCCGTTTGATCTATTTGGCAACTTCATCGCATCGATGGGAACTTCAATACCATCTTTCTGGCTTGCACTGCTGCTCATCCTCATATTCTCGATCCATCTTGATATCCTCCCTTCATTCGGATATGGAGGGATACAACACCTTATCCTTCCAACAATGGCCCTCGGTTTTCTCCAGATTTCAAGAATTTTGAGGATAACAAGAGAGAGCATGCTCGACGCCCTCTCCGAAGACTATGTCTTCGAAGCCTATGCAAAAGGACTGAAGGAAAGAGAGGTTGTGTTGAAGCATGCGTTTCGAAACGCTTCCGTCCCTGTTGTTACCCAGGTGGGGCTCGACATCGGAACCCTCCTTGGCGGCACTGTGATCATCGAACAAATTTTCGGGTGGCCAGGAATAGGGAACTTTCTTCTGACATCGGTAATGAGCAGAGACTATCCTGTCATTGCGGGATTTGTCCTCCTTATAGCTCTGATATTTGTGATCGTCAATATTCTTGTTGATATTCTGTATGTGTGTATCGATCCAAGAATGAAACCGGGAGGAAATATTCATGGGTAA
- a CDS encoding ABC transporter ATP-binding protein yields MLAVEHLSKTYTGGFLIHRAEVHAVRDVSFSIKGDEIFGLVGESGCGKTTLGKMLVRLLDPTGGRVAIGDLDITSLRGSELQRYWPNLQMIFQDPRSSLNPRMRIGDSLVEGLKLSGERDLIEDTVQEIIKNMNIREEILNRYPHEVSGGEIQRIVIARAISLNPKLIVADEPTSNLDLSVQAQILTLIKKVQKERSIPCVLISHDIEVVKWMCTRIAVMLRGRIVEEGLTDDVIRNPLHPYTQELINASSFCGETTEYQNPEASQPTDEGCPYAGRCAVARQECRMGEVRLRGGIHKVACRSVSED; encoded by the coding sequence ATGCTTGCAGTTGAACACCTTTCCAAGACCTACACCGGTGGTTTTTTAATACACAGGGCAGAAGTGCATGCTGTACGGGACGTGAGCTTTTCAATTAAAGGTGATGAAATTTTCGGGCTTGTGGGAGAGAGCGGGTGTGGAAAGACAACTCTGGGTAAGATGCTCGTACGCCTGTTAGATCCAACAGGAGGAAGAGTGGCAATCGGCGACCTCGATATCACAAGCCTCAGGGGATCGGAGTTGCAGAGATACTGGCCAAATCTCCAGATGATCTTTCAGGACCCAAGGTCCTCGCTTAACCCAAGGATGCGGATTGGAGATTCCCTTGTGGAAGGTCTGAAGCTCTCCGGGGAGAGAGATTTGATCGAAGATACCGTACAGGAAATCATTAAGAATATGAACATACGTGAAGAAATCCTGAATCGCTACCCTCATGAAGTAAGCGGTGGGGAAATTCAGAGGATAGTCATTGCCCGTGCAATCAGTCTCAACCCAAAACTGATCGTTGCAGACGAACCCACATCAAACCTTGATCTCTCTGTACAGGCACAAATTCTCACATTGATAAAGAAAGTACAGAAAGAACGTTCGATACCCTGTGTGCTCATCTCCCATGATATTGAAGTTGTAAAATGGATGTGTACCCGGATCGCGGTGATGCTCAGGGGCAGGATTGTAGAGGAGGGGCTGACGGATGACGTGATCCGGAACCCTCTGCATCCCTACACACAGGAACTCATTAATGCCTCATCTTTTTGTGGCGAAACAACAGAATATCAAAACCCTGAGGCATCTCAGCCCACGGATGAAGGGTGTCCGTATGCGGGGAGGTGCGCAGTAGCCAGACAGGAATGCCGGATGGGCGAGGTCCGGTTAAGAGGCGGTATCCATAAGGTTGCCTGCAGGTCGGTCAGCGAGGATTGA
- the nikC gene encoding nickel transporter permease, whose amino-acid sequence MGNSLYGRGQSSHREQSCHRLQIKSPRLSIKVIISCMTLLTFAVMIIFPGVLAPHDPNAVDLDNRLAKPGVDHPFGTDHHGRDILSRVIYGAQASLVTALSVVAIGVVLGTFIGLVAGFFGGVIDQTIMRIVDLFLAFPGTILSIALVGLFGASLFNIVIALSVMWWVSYARIIRGSVLQVKEKDFIKGARLMGGNSYYIIRQHVLPNVLSPLFALATLDVGSAILHITGLSFLGLGAHPPTPEWGAMIQGSIAFMETAPQTMIFPGLCIIITVLSFNCLGNWLKERIDPMRMEKTDFQ is encoded by the coding sequence ATGGGTAACAGCTTGTATGGAAGAGGACAGAGCAGTCACCGGGAACAGAGCTGTCATCGCCTCCAGATTAAGTCCCCACGTCTGAGTATAAAGGTGATCATCAGCTGTATGACTCTTCTCACCTTTGCGGTAATGATTATCTTTCCAGGTGTATTAGCCCCCCATGATCCAAATGCTGTAGATCTTGACAATCGGCTTGCAAAACCAGGAGTAGACCACCCATTTGGGACAGACCATCACGGTCGGGATATTCTTAGCCGGGTGATCTATGGGGCACAGGCCTCGCTGGTAACTGCCCTCTCCGTAGTTGCCATCGGTGTCGTACTTGGTACTTTCATAGGCCTGGTTGCCGGGTTTTTTGGAGGTGTTATTGATCAAACCATCATGCGTATTGTAGACCTCTTTCTGGCATTTCCGGGGACAATCCTTTCTATAGCTCTGGTCGGATTATTTGGGGCTTCACTTTTCAACATAGTAATCGCACTCTCGGTGATGTGGTGGGTAAGTTATGCACGAATTATACGGGGATCTGTCCTCCAGGTAAAAGAGAAGGATTTTATCAAAGGAGCTCGGCTCATGGGAGGAAATTCATACTACATCATCAGGCAGCATGTGCTCCCGAATGTACTCTCCCCTTTATTTGCCCTTGCCACACTTGATGTGGGATCCGCAATTCTTCATATCACGGGCCTGAGCTTCCTCGGCCTCGGGGCTCACCCCCCAACCCCGGAGTGGGGAGCGATGATTCAGGGAAGTATCGCTTTTATGGAGACCGCACCGCAGACGATGATCTTCCCGGGGCTGTGCATCATTATTACAGTCCTCTCATTCAACTGTCTGGGTAACTGGCTGAAAGAGAGAATTGATCCGATGAGAATGGAAAAAACTGATTTTCAATGA
- a CDS encoding PEF-CTERM sorting domain-containing protein: MKTNLLCIILILAVVTIMVTPASAGEVTITFDDGIVVADQDVDDAYADLGVTFEGAKVIDTKLVGTDLGFTPKDDFCTINFSPYVTSVSIDFKDDLAEGNMDGLLVNGEKISDSECTYVWIEKTLHIESSAQNPIKSVQLYGIEYLPCICTKITFDNLKYTQIPEFPTVALPAATVLGMIFVFQRRKN, from the coding sequence GTGAAAACGAATCTTTTATGTATAATACTGATACTTGCCGTTGTCACGATAATGGTCACACCAGCAAGTGCAGGAGAAGTAACCATAACCTTTGATGACGGTATTGTAGTAGCTGATCAGGATGTAGATGATGCTTATGCAGATCTTGGAGTGACATTTGAAGGAGCAAAGGTTATAGATACCAAATTAGTGGGAACGGACTTAGGATTTACCCCAAAAGACGACTTTTGTACAATTAATTTCTCCCCCTATGTAACTTCAGTTTCCATAGATTTTAAGGATGATTTGGCAGAAGGTAATATGGATGGACTTCTAGTAAACGGAGAAAAAATTTCTGATTCTGAATGTACTTACGTTTGGATAGAGAAAACATTACATATTGAAAGCAGTGCTCAGAATCCTATAAAAAGTGTCCAATTATACGGGATTGAGTATCTCCCGTGTATTTGTACGAAGATAACATTCGATAATTTGAAATATACCCAGATTCCTGAATTCCCCACCGTTGCGCTTCCAGCAGCTACAGTATTAGGCATGATATTTGTATTCCAGCGTAGGAAAAACTAA
- a CDS encoding class I SAM-dependent methyltransferase, with the protein MNEDKEIIRDFWNYRSQKFDKSPGHYTASKEEEEAWKGLLRSKLDDAEKILDIGSGTGFLSLMLADMGYEVVGIDLSEEMIARASSKAKERGLSIDFHQDDAENLGFENNSFDAIVNRAVIWTLPHPDIAVREWMRVLRPGGKLCFFLHVPRNEREDTLQKQVLNLWILLSERRNPWRTLGSKGQAVNLPYNGGVKPGVIVDLLKSVGYSHVFAEPMHEIETLKSRRMPYPYRISHGHGQFCYTAEKPKED; encoded by the coding sequence ATGAACGAAGACAAAGAGATAATCAGAGATTTCTGGAATTATCGTTCTCAAAAATTCGATAAATCTCCTGGCCATTATACCGCCAGCAAAGAGGAGGAAGAAGCATGGAAGGGGCTCCTCAGGTCAAAGCTGGATGATGCCGAAAAAATCCTTGATATTGGTTCAGGAACAGGTTTTCTCTCACTAATGCTCGCCGATATGGGGTATGAGGTTGTGGGAATCGATCTCTCCGAGGAGATGATCGCTCGTGCGTCTTCCAAGGCAAAAGAGAGAGGATTATCAATCGATTTTCATCAGGATGATGCCGAAAACCTCGGTTTTGAAAACAACTCCTTCGATGCCATCGTCAACAGGGCTGTTATCTGGACACTTCCGCATCCGGATATCGCAGTACGTGAATGGATGCGGGTATTGAGACCCGGAGGAAAACTCTGCTTTTTCCTTCACGTGCCTCGCAACGAGCGAGAAGATACGCTCCAGAAACAGGTTTTGAACCTCTGGATACTCCTCTCAGAGAGAAGGAATCCTTGGCGCACTCTTGGAAGTAAAGGACAGGCTGTAAACCTTCCATATAACGGGGGTGTAAAACCCGGAGTCATTGTAGACCTTCTGAAATCTGTCGGATACTCTCATGTCTTCGCCGAGCCCATGCACGAGATTGAAACCCTGAAAAGCCGACGTATGCCCTACCCATATAGAATTTCACACGGGCACGGCCAGTTCTGCTACACAGCTGAGAAACCAAAAGAGGATTGA
- a CDS encoding cache domain-containing protein — protein MYFIFIAVMFGTLLPAIGCLTGSEVESAGLSGATIPVDLTYYTEQLPPYNYMENGTLQGISVDLLEEVTGKMGKKVTREEVNLVPWTEGYQAALSGNNTVLFSMVRSPEREQSFKWAGPIYSDRYVLFARRDSGITIESPEDLKGYRVGVIADDMAIRQLLDIGVNQSQLVPESNVSAIIGGLENNEIDLWACSEDAGRYFTEEVTGNYYSYTVVYQLETQDHYYAFSKDVPDSFVRSFQQALDAVKQEKDPEGISTYDRILGKYIPSIGLARLNYLTEEWAPFNYQEDGNVTGISVEILEAVFKNIGVNRSRADVRIVPLAEAFQMAQNNTSTVLFSIVRTPERESLYKWAGPFTRASFVLYAPVSSNITISSPEDIDRYRIGAVRASIENDLLASQGVNESQIINGQTPEALFRMLEGGQIDLWATGDLAGRHQMLQTAADPNAYEIVYTLSENDFYYIFSKDVPDTLVSAFQQALDTVRDQRDEKGVSDYERIIYRNLGVRCARQTFTDDKVMALVNTTAEAIEKNASDTFRRINAGEAPYRDSEDPGLYAFIYDTNLTIVAHADNIQSVGTNFRGKTDVAGKPFRDEILEGALKNGTGWVDYVYMRPVQTNLYYKTAYYRLTIGSDGNSYIVCSGNYKLCQNKSEATPANNSTASPEELIALVEKSFEYAHVNGQETALREFNNQTGKFVDGELYIFAYDTNGTTLALPFQPDIIGTNRWNVTDANGTLFIQDLISTAQSGGGFVRYLYADPADNFTVKQKLSYVMMVDNDWLIGAGIYNPPDNSSIVSVGTDPKVRDNLKSFVGAAITYADKNGKDAAITEFNNQNGTFVHDSLYVYAFDYNGITLALPYQPQLIGTDLSDLQDPYGVNYTKVDIFLAQQGGGFLFYHYYDPARNMTLEPKMSYVQKVDDTWWLGAGTYIKDLSQTA, from the coding sequence ATGTATTTCATCTTTATTGCAGTGATGTTTGGAACGCTGCTTCCAGCTATCGGATGCCTTACGGGAAGTGAAGTTGAATCTGCAGGCCTGAGCGGTGCCACGATACCTGTCGACCTGACGTACTATACAGAACAGCTACCTCCCTACAACTACATGGAGAACGGTACGCTTCAGGGTATCTCTGTTGATCTCCTTGAAGAGGTCACCGGGAAGATGGGAAAGAAGGTGACCCGCGAGGAGGTAAATCTCGTTCCCTGGACGGAGGGGTATCAGGCAGCTCTTTCCGGGAATAATACTGTTCTCTTCAGCATGGTAAGATCCCCCGAACGCGAGCAGTCCTTCAAATGGGCCGGCCCCATCTATTCTGATAGATATGTTCTGTTTGCCAGGCGAGATAGTGGGATCACAATAGAGAGCCCTGAAGATCTGAAGGGGTACAGGGTCGGGGTGATCGCCGATGATATGGCAATCCGGCAGTTGCTCGATATCGGGGTGAACCAGAGCCAGCTTGTGCCTGAAAGCAACGTATCCGCAATTATCGGCGGACTCGAGAACAATGAGATCGACCTCTGGGCATGCTCTGAGGACGCAGGTAGGTACTTTACCGAAGAGGTGACCGGGAACTATTATTCCTACACGGTCGTGTATCAATTAGAAACCCAGGACCACTATTATGCCTTCAGTAAAGACGTGCCCGATTCATTCGTCCGGTCTTTCCAGCAGGCACTCGATGCCGTCAAACAGGAAAAAGACCCTGAGGGCATTAGCACATATGATAGAATTCTCGGGAAATACATTCCATCGATCGGCCTTGCCCGGCTAAATTACCTGACCGAAGAGTGGGCTCCCTTCAACTACCAGGAGGACGGGAATGTCACCGGTATTTCTGTCGAGATACTCGAGGCGGTCTTCAAAAACATTGGCGTAAACCGCTCAAGGGCAGATGTCCGCATTGTCCCCCTTGCGGAAGCTTTCCAGATGGCGCAGAACAATACCAGCACTGTGCTTTTCTCAATCGTCCGTACCCCCGAACGTGAGTCTCTCTACAAGTGGGCCGGGCCTTTTACCAGAGCCAGTTTCGTCCTCTATGCACCGGTGAGCAGTAATATTACAATATCCTCTCCGGAAGACATTGATCGGTACAGGATCGGTGCTGTACGGGCCTCAATCGAAAATGACCTCCTCGCCAGCCAGGGAGTGAACGAATCGCAGATCATCAACGGTCAAACCCCTGAAGCCCTCTTCCGGATGCTGGAAGGGGGCCAGATCGACCTGTGGGCAACGGGGGACCTCGCCGGACGGCATCAGATGTTGCAGACTGCAGCAGATCCTAACGCCTATGAGATCGTGTATACTCTGAGTGAGAACGACTTCTATTACATCTTCAGCAAGGATGTACCGGACACGCTGGTCAGCGCTTTCCAGCAGGCTCTCGATACAGTACGAGATCAGAGGGATGAAAAGGGAGTCAGTGATTATGAACGTATTATCTACCGGAATCTTGGGGTAAGATGTGCCCGGCAGACATTTACTGATGACAAGGTGATGGCGCTTGTAAACACAACTGCCGAAGCAATCGAGAAGAACGCTTCCGATACTTTCCGGCGCATCAATGCCGGCGAAGCTCCTTATCGTGACTCTGAGGACCCGGGACTCTACGCCTTCATCTACGATACGAATTTGACCATTGTTGCTCATGCGGACAACATTCAATCTGTCGGCACGAATTTCAGGGGCAAGACAGATGTTGCCGGTAAACCGTTCCGTGATGAAATTTTAGAAGGGGCACTGAAAAACGGGACTGGATGGGTGGATTATGTCTATATGCGCCCTGTCCAGACGAACCTGTACTATAAGACCGCCTACTACAGGTTAACCATTGGGAGTGATGGGAACTCCTATATTGTCTGCAGCGGCAATTACAAGCTCTGCCAGAATAAGTCGGAAGCAACGCCTGCTAATAACTCCACCGCATCTCCTGAGGAGCTTATCGCACTCGTCGAGAAATCCTTCGAATATGCTCACGTAAACGGGCAGGAAACCGCTCTTCGTGAGTTCAACAACCAGACCGGCAAGTTCGTTGATGGGGAACTCTATATATTCGCATATGACACAAACGGCACCACACTGGCTCTTCCCTTCCAGCCCGATATCATTGGGACTAACAGGTGGAACGTTACGGACGCGAACGGCACCTTATTTATCCAGGACCTGATTTCAACTGCGCAGTCAGGCGGAGGTTTTGTCCGGTATCTCTATGCAGACCCTGCAGATAACTTCACAGTCAAACAAAAACTCAGCTACGTAATGATGGTAGATAATGATTGGCTCATCGGGGCTGGCATTTATAACCCGCCGGATAACTCATCGATCGTGAGTGTGGGTACAGATCCCAAGGTAAGAGATAACCTGAAATCCTTTGTCGGGGCGGCGATAACGTATGCCGATAAGAACGGAAAGGATGCCGCGATCACTGAATTCAACAACCAGAACGGAACGTTCGTCCACGACAGTCTCTATGTCTATGCCTTCGATTATAACGGGATAACCCTGGCGCTCCCGTATCAGCCCCAGCTGATCGGAACGGACCTCTCAGATCTTCAGGATCCCTATGGGGTGAATTACACCAAAGTCGATATCTTCCTGGCGCAGCAGGGAGGAGGGTTCCTGTTCTACCACTATTACGACCCTGCCCGCAACATGACCCTTGAACCGAAAATGAGCTACGTCCAGAAAGTCGACGATACCTGGTGGCTCGGGGCTGGGACCTACATAAAGGACCTCAGCCAGACCGCCTGA
- a CDS encoding ABC transporter substrate-binding protein yields MKRISFTPLRFLAFCCFVGAMIITAGCLGQSAQTEDNVQEDNIQTLIVAGPADFDSRIEMKMNVYDVFLDINANGKPIPGHLVSSWNKSDDGLTYTFQLNKEIEFHDGTQWNASSASWFLTWCSQGPRKNDIAFSKISDVSEVDEYTIQVTLKEPYGAFIKSLSSESNSHVIAPTSVEPAWSNDGEIVSFIGTGKFEVENYVKAQSAEFVRHDPASGEGTLIDRISYRVIPDSYSSVSALRAGDVDIIGVADHHSTVPYEQIPQMMDDPDIIVEKQSYGRYQVVELNCKEGSLSDIRLREAINLGLDRDKMVKELLASAAEPAYSVVSPTYPWAGSLAGTEYTYDPEKAKNLLDQAGWVVAGADGIREKDGQKLTLTYIVPQGEANSDSIAVYIQSELKKIGVDVDILVLESGAAGEERQKGNYDMYLHHSWGVPGLPEGPLTGKYHSTWGSWPVSYHDEELDQLIETAIATGADEDYSAAYLYIQEKYACMPLYDIEKIAAYRKAVKGFTFSASIYGLDLSTVSIEP; encoded by the coding sequence ATGAAGCGAATAAGTTTTACACCCCTGAGATTCCTGGCATTCTGCTGCTTTGTCGGAGCGATGATTATCACTGCGGGATGTTTAGGACAGAGTGCTCAGACAGAAGACAATGTTCAAGAGGACAACATTCAGACGCTTATCGTTGCCGGACCCGCTGATTTTGATTCAAGAATAGAGATGAAGATGAACGTGTATGATGTCTTCCTCGACATCAATGCCAATGGAAAACCTATTCCCGGCCATCTTGTCAGTTCATGGAACAAGTCTGATGACGGATTAACCTATACTTTCCAACTCAATAAGGAAATAGAGTTCCACGACGGGACGCAATGGAACGCGAGTTCTGCTTCATGGTTCCTGACATGGTGCAGTCAGGGGCCAAGGAAGAACGATATCGCATTCTCAAAGATATCCGATGTGAGTGAGGTCGATGAATATACAATACAGGTCACTCTGAAAGAGCCATATGGAGCTTTCATCAAATCGCTCTCATCGGAGTCGAACAGCCATGTCATCGCACCAACATCGGTCGAACCTGCCTGGAGTAACGATGGAGAGATCGTATCCTTTATCGGGACAGGGAAGTTCGAGGTTGAGAACTATGTAAAGGCACAGAGTGCAGAATTTGTGAGACATGATCCGGCCTCAGGTGAAGGAACGCTAATTGACCGGATATCTTATCGGGTAATTCCTGATAGCTATTCCAGTGTATCGGCGTTACGTGCAGGTGATGTGGATATCATTGGAGTGGCGGACCACCATTCAACGGTCCCATATGAGCAGATCCCCCAGATGATGGACGATCCGGATATCATCGTCGAAAAGCAGTCCTACGGAAGATATCAGGTTGTGGAACTGAACTGTAAAGAGGGGTCGCTTAGTGATATTCGTCTCCGGGAGGCGATCAACCTCGGACTTGACCGGGATAAGATGGTTAAAGAACTCCTCGCCAGCGCTGCAGAACCTGCGTATTCGGTTGTATCCCCTACGTACCCATGGGCCGGCAGCCTTGCAGGGACGGAATATACCTATGACCCGGAGAAAGCAAAGAACCTCCTTGACCAGGCAGGATGGGTAGTTGCCGGAGCCGATGGAATTCGGGAAAAAGACGGACAGAAACTGACACTTACCTATATCGTTCCGCAGGGTGAAGCTAATTCGGATTCTATTGCCGTCTACATCCAGAGTGAGCTGAAGAAGATCGGGGTCGACGTAGATATCCTTGTGCTTGAAAGCGGTGCCGCAGGAGAAGAACGTCAAAAGGGCAACTATGACATGTATCTGCACCACAGCTGGGGAGTTCCCGGGCTGCCCGAAGGACCGCTTACCGGAAAATATCACTCTACCTGGGGATCATGGCCGGTATCTTACCATGATGAAGAGCTCGACCAATTGATCGAAACAGCCATCGCTACCGGTGCAGATGAAGATTATAGCGCCGCATACCTGTATATTCAGGAGAAGTATGCCTGTATGCCGTTGTATGACATTGAGAAAATCGCTGCGTATAGAAAGGCTGTGAAAGGCTTCACGTTCTCTGCTTCGATCTACGGGCTCGACCTGAGTACGGTTAGTATCGAACCTTAA
- a CDS encoding ABC transporter ATP-binding protein, with the protein MDALSYEFTSETGKEPILRVRDLNTVFLTANGPVQAVNGLDFDLAERERMAIIGESGCGKSVLAQTILKLLPYNARVSGEIIFHNQDLLGTGRDQMVKIRGGEIGLIPQQLSSLDPLMKIKGQIRKAIQPSGGSRDKKQLYRKAFDLLNSVGLDPQVSNRYPHQLSGGMNRRVLVSMGIAQNPDLLIADEPTTGLDTILRNKTVKLIDRITSGRSLLLITHDIGAAQICENLAVMYAGEIIERGPAQDILDNPRHPYTQGLMSSMPSRGMYSIPGMSPSLIQLPKGCRFYPRCPYAKEKCATHHPDIQGENMCGEKRELRCHYACS; encoded by the coding sequence ATGGATGCCTTATCGTATGAATTTACCAGTGAAACAGGCAAAGAGCCCATTTTACGCGTCAGAGATCTGAATACAGTATTTCTCACGGCAAATGGTCCGGTACAGGCAGTGAACGGCCTTGATTTTGACCTGGCGGAAAGGGAAAGAATGGCCATTATCGGGGAATCCGGATGTGGCAAGTCTGTGCTTGCCCAGACCATACTAAAGCTCCTCCCATATAATGCACGAGTATCCGGGGAGATAATCTTTCACAACCAAGATCTGTTAGGTACAGGGCGGGACCAGATGGTTAAGATCAGAGGTGGAGAGATCGGTTTGATCCCACAACAGCTCTCTTCCCTTGATCCTCTTATGAAAATTAAAGGCCAGATTCGGAAAGCAATACAACCAAGTGGAGGTTCCCGGGATAAAAAACAACTCTACCGGAAAGCTTTCGATCTCCTTAACTCGGTAGGACTTGATCCTCAGGTATCAAACAGATACCCGCATCAACTCTCTGGAGGGATGAACAGGCGAGTTTTGGTCTCGATGGGCATTGCACAAAATCCGGATCTCCTCATCGCAGACGAGCCAACGACCGGGCTGGACACGATTCTCAGGAACAAAACCGTGAAGCTGATAGATCGCATTACTTCAGGGCGTTCTCTCCTGCTGATAACCCATGATATCGGAGCGGCACAGATCTGTGAAAATCTTGCGGTGATGTATGCAGGTGAAATAATTGAGAGGGGGCCTGCACAGGACATACTCGACAACCCCAGGCATCCATACACACAGGGCTTGATGTCTTCGATGCCTTCAAGGGGCATGTACTCGATACCGGGTATGAGTCCGAGTCTGATACAACTCCCGAAAGGATGTCGTTTCTATCCCCGGTGTCCGTATGCAAAAGAGAAGTGTGCAACGCATCATCCGGATATACAAGGAGAGAACATGTGCGGAGAGAAGAGGGAACTTAGGTGTCACTATGCTTGCAGTTGA